The following are encoded together in the Peromyscus maniculatus bairdii isolate BWxNUB_F1_BW_parent chromosome 22, HU_Pman_BW_mat_3.1, whole genome shotgun sequence genome:
- the Atp6v1e2 gene encoding V-type proton ATPase subunit E 2 isoform X1, giving the protein MRFNCMHKLGSHSREEAELQQNPGNCPKSKTPKGPRVLAPPHFLRAAMALTDVDVQKQIKHMMAFIEQEANEKAEEIDTKTEEEFNIEKGRLVQTQRLKIMDYYEKKEKQIEQQKKIQLSTMRNQARLTVLRARDDLILELLREAKERLGKTVSDLGVYQELLDKLVLQSLLRLLEPVMLVRCRPQDLHLVEAAVQRAIPQYVMLCQKHSEVYVDQEIYLPSNTAGGVEVYSGDHRIKVSNTLESRLNLAALEMMPEIRKTLFGVNVNRKFFI; this is encoded by the exons ATGCGATTCAACTGTATGCACAAGCTTGGAAGCCATTCCCG GGAGGAAGCGGAACTCCAGCAAAACCCTGGAAACTGCCCTAAATCTAAGACACCAAAGGGCCCACGGGTTCTCGCTCCACCCCACTTTCTGAGAGCAGCCATGGCCCTGACTGACGTCGACGTGCAGAAGCAGATCAAGCACATGATGGCATTCATCGAGCAAgaagccaatgaaaaggcagaggaGATAGATACCAAGACAGAGGAGGAGTTCAACATCGAGAAAGGCCGCCTCGTGCAGACCCAGAGACTAAAGATCATGGATTATTatgagaagaaggagaagcagataGAGCAGCAGAAAAAAATCCAGCTCTCCACCATGAGGAACCAGGCACGGCTCACAGTCCTGAGAGCCCGAGACGATCTCATCTTGGAGCTGCTTAGGGAGGCGAAGGAGAGACTCGGTAAAACCGTGTCGGATCTAGGTGTCTATCAGGAGCTGCTGGATAAACTTGTGCTCCAGTCCTTGCTCCGGCTTCTGGAGCCTGTGATGCTCGTCCGCTGCAGGCCGCAGGACCTCCACCTGGTGGAGGCTGCAGTGCAAAGAGCCATCCCTCAGTACGTGATGCTCTGCCAAAAGCATTCAGAAGTCTATGTGGATCAAGAGATATATTTGCCATCGAATACCGCTGGAGGGGTGGAGGTCTACAGCGGCGATCACAGAATAAAGGTTTCCAATACCCTGGAGAGTCGACTGAATCTCGCGGCCCTGGAAATGATGCCAGAGATACGAAAGACTTTGTTTGGAGTTAATGTCAATAGAAAGTTCTTTATATAA
- the Atp6v1e2 gene encoding V-type proton ATPase subunit E 2 isoform X2, which translates to MALTDVDVQKQIKHMMAFIEQEANEKAEEIDTKTEEEFNIEKGRLVQTQRLKIMDYYEKKEKQIEQQKKIQLSTMRNQARLTVLRARDDLILELLREAKERLGKTVSDLGVYQELLDKLVLQSLLRLLEPVMLVRCRPQDLHLVEAAVQRAIPQYVMLCQKHSEVYVDQEIYLPSNTAGGVEVYSGDHRIKVSNTLESRLNLAALEMMPEIRKTLFGVNVNRKFFI; encoded by the coding sequence ATGGCCCTGACTGACGTCGACGTGCAGAAGCAGATCAAGCACATGATGGCATTCATCGAGCAAgaagccaatgaaaaggcagaggaGATAGATACCAAGACAGAGGAGGAGTTCAACATCGAGAAAGGCCGCCTCGTGCAGACCCAGAGACTAAAGATCATGGATTATTatgagaagaaggagaagcagataGAGCAGCAGAAAAAAATCCAGCTCTCCACCATGAGGAACCAGGCACGGCTCACAGTCCTGAGAGCCCGAGACGATCTCATCTTGGAGCTGCTTAGGGAGGCGAAGGAGAGACTCGGTAAAACCGTGTCGGATCTAGGTGTCTATCAGGAGCTGCTGGATAAACTTGTGCTCCAGTCCTTGCTCCGGCTTCTGGAGCCTGTGATGCTCGTCCGCTGCAGGCCGCAGGACCTCCACCTGGTGGAGGCTGCAGTGCAAAGAGCCATCCCTCAGTACGTGATGCTCTGCCAAAAGCATTCAGAAGTCTATGTGGATCAAGAGATATATTTGCCATCGAATACCGCTGGAGGGGTGGAGGTCTACAGCGGCGATCACAGAATAAAGGTTTCCAATACCCTGGAGAGTCGACTGAATCTCGCGGCCCTGGAAATGATGCCAGAGATACGAAAGACTTTGTTTGGAGTTAATGTCAATAGAAAGTTCTTTATATAA